In Candidatus Bathyarchaeota archaeon, the following proteins share a genomic window:
- the cas2 gene encoding CRISPR-associated endonuclease Cas2, with amino-acid sequence MFVIMVYDVGEERLPKILNTGRRYLTWIQNSVFEGEISDANFVRLKDELSKAIDKEHDAITFYILRTTAYLRKETLGIVKGESATII; translated from the coding sequence ATGTTTGTGATAATGGTGTATGATGTCGGCGAGGAAAGGTTGCCCAAAATTTTAAACACAGGAAGGAGATACCTAACATGGATTCAAAATTCAGTTTTTGAGGGAGAAATAAGCGATGCTAACTTTGTAAGACTAAAAGATGAGCTTTCAAAAGCAATAGATAAAGAACATGATGCGATAACGTTTTACATACTTCGGACAACGGCATACCTCAGAAAAGAAACCCTCGGAATAGTTAAGGGAGAAAGTGCAACGATCATATGA